From one Mytilus edulis chromosome 1, xbMytEdul2.2, whole genome shotgun sequence genomic stretch:
- the LOC139488196 gene encoding uncharacterized protein: MTDSSPEKDQNAVSPAYACDETTKDGFIRVIVGIKGLTVSRQFKSMKFIKVPENATIPQPEFTDRSLLLRVEGKAKGALKGKLFILKVRQLPFDINPDKSYFKAEEDRVLLFLSKTQDKSWYPELESGLETAEDEEEEEKS; encoded by the exons ATGACTGATTCATCCCCTGAAAAAGATCAGAATGCTGTTTCTCCAGCATATG CTTGTGATGAAACAACAAAAGACGGATTTATAAGAGTAATTGTTGGAATAAAAGGTTTAACTGTATCTAGACAATTCAAAAGTATGAAGTTTATTAAAGTACCTGAAAATGCCACAATACCACAGCCAGAATTCACAGACAG GAGTCTATTGTTAAGAGTAGAAGGAAAAGCCAAAGGAGCACTGAAAGGAAAGTTATTTATACTAAAGGTTAGACAACTACCATTTGACATCAATCCAGACAAGAGCTATTTTAAG GCAGAAGAAGATAGAGTTTTGCTGTTTTTAAGTAAGACACAAGACAAGTCATGGTATCCTGAACTAGAATCTGGACTGGAAACTGCTGAGGATGAGGAAGAGGAAGAAAAAtcataa